Proteins encoded together in one Microplitis mediator isolate UGA2020A chromosome 7, iyMicMedi2.1, whole genome shotgun sequence window:
- the LOC130671821 gene encoding organic cation transporter protein — MASVDTDLEELMSHLGEFGKYQTFQFSLHVLSGLLAGLHMLTLITVAAVPEHKCVVPGLGDRLGLDSAELSWDNVPGVNATYTNGTKLDGVFLNLDSCSYLDEDNKTKLCDKWVYDTTHYKSSRGIEWNFVCSNKWRGAVAQATYMIGVFTGAVTLGSLADKYGRKIIFCISATGQLILGVLVALVPEYFTFLLVRFLYGIFGSSGAYITGFVLTMEMVGASKRTFCGIMFQVLFSFGFVIVAFWGYVIKDRMWLQIVYGLHSSLLIGHWWLMDESPRWLWAQGRAKEAIKIVQKALKINGDNTQLDVAKFVSKNKAKRSLRNDDSGSYGAIDLLKTPNLRKNFLNVCLNWFANAIVYYGLSLSSGKLEGNPYLMLALNGVVELPSYVFTVLTMDRVGRRFLVSSFMIIGGVCCVVAASIPKDLSGSAGAVIAIVLFGKSCIAISFAVIYNYTAELFPTVLRNTALGIGSMCCRLSGALTPMLLLLDTLDPRVPATTFGGFALIAGFMALYLPETAGHPMPETLEDGEKFGVGDTCFTTCLGRRYNKKDIMLKAVDDKNGEKVIETEEKLNNGT; from the coding sequence ATGGCGAGCGTCGACACCGATCTTGAGGAGCTAATGTCTCATCTTGGTGAGTTTGGGAAATATCAGACATTTCAATTTTCCTTGCATGTCTTGTCTGGATTGCTGGCAGGACTTCACATGCTGACTTTGATAACTGTTGCTGCAGTACCTGAGCACAAGTGCGTTGTTCCTGGACTTGGTGATAGACTGGGCTTAGATTCTGCAGAACTAAGTTGGGATAATGTACCAGGTGTAAACGCAACTTATACTAATGGGACGAAACTTGATGGCGTGTTTCTGAACTTGGATTCCTGTTCTTACTTGGACGAGGATAACAAGACGAAATTATGTGATAAGTGGGTTTACGATACTACCCATTATAAATCATCAAGAGGAATCGAGTGGAACTTCGTTTGCTCGAATAAATGGCGAGGTGCAGTAGCACAAGCCACCTACATGATTGGTGTATTCACTGGCGCTGTTACTTTGGGTAGTTTGGCTGATAAATATGGtcgcaaaataatattttgcatATCAGCCACTGGACAACTTATACTGGGTGTGTTGGTTGCTTTGGTTCCCGAATACTTTACATTCTTATTAGTCCGGTTTTTGTACGGTATCTTCGGATCATCGGGTGCCTACATCACCGGATTTGTACTTACGATGGAAATGGTTGGAGCATCGAAAAGAACATTTTGTGGAATAATGTTCCAAGTGTTATTCTCATTTGGTTTTGTCATCGTTGCATTCTGGGGCTACGTAATAAAAGACAGAATGTGGTTACAAATAGTGTACGGTCTCCATAGTAGTTTATTGATTGGACACTGGTGGTTAATGGACGAGTCACCACGATGGCTTTGGGCTCAGGGTCGTGCCAAAGAGGCTATCAAAATAGTCCAGAAAGCACTTAAAATAAACGGCGATAACACTCAACTAGACGTAGCTAAATtcgtttctaaaaataaaGCCAAGCGGAGCTTACGAAATGATGATTCAGGATCATATGGTGCGATTGATTTATTGAAGACACCGAACTTGAGAAAGAACTTCTTGAATGTTTGTCTCAATTGGTTTGCCAACGCCATTGTTTACTATGGTCTTTCTTTGAGCAGCGGAAAACTTGAAGGAAATCCGTATCTGATGCTCGCTTTGAATGGAGTCGTCGAATTACCGAGTTATGTTTTTACTGTACTAACAATGGACAGAGTTGGAAGACGATTCTTAGTCAGTTCTTTTATGATCATCGGTGGTGTTTGTTGTGTTGTAGCGGCTTCTATTCCTAAAGATTTGTCAGGATCTGCGGGTGCAGTAATAGCTATTGTACTATTCGGTAAATCATGTATTGCAATATCATTTgcagttatttataattacactgCCGAATTATTTCCTACTGTATTGCGAAATACGGCCCTTGGAATAGGATCTATGTGCTGCCGTCTCAGTGGTGCTTTAACACCGATGCTATTGTTATTGGATACGCTTGATCCTCGAGTTCCTGCTACAACCTTCGGTGGATTCGCTTTGATTGCTGGATTCATGGCTTTATATCTTCCGGAAACTGCTGGTCATCCTATGCCGGAAACTCTGGAAGATGGTGAAAAATTCGGGGTAGGGGATACTTGTTTTACGACTTGCCTTGGAcggagatataataaaaaagatattatGCTTAAAGctgttgatgataaaaatgggGAAAAAGTCATTGAAACTGAAGAAAAACTTAACAATGGTACATAA